A stretch of Electrophorus electricus isolate fEleEle1 chromosome 3, fEleEle1.pri, whole genome shotgun sequence DNA encodes these proteins:
- the rab22a gene encoding ras-related protein Rab-22A, with product MSLRELKVCLLGDTGVGKSSIVWRFVEDSFDPNINPTIGASFMTKTVQYHNELHKFLIWDTAGQERFRALAPMYYRGSAAAIIVFDITKEESFQTLKNWVKELRQHGPPNIVVAIAGNKCDLSDAREVSEKDAKDYADSIHAIFVETSAKNAININELFIEISQRIPVLDMGGSSGVRGLKLRREPSDVTRERTCC from the exons GACACGGGGGTTGGAAAGTCAAGTATTGTGTGGAGATTCGTGGAGGATAGCTTTGATCCCAACATTAATCCCACAATTGG GGCATCATTTATGACGAAGACTGTACAGTACCATAATGAGCTCCATAAATTCCTCATCTGGGACACTGCAGGACAAGAGAGG TTCCGTGCCCTTGCCCCTATGTACTACAGAGGCTCAGCTGCAGCCATCATTGTATTTGATATCACTAAAGAG gAATCCTTCCAGACTCTGAAGAACTGGGTAAAGGAACTTCGCCAACATGGACCTCCCAACATAGTGGTTGCTATCGCTGGCAACAAGTGTGATCTCTCTGATGCCAG AGAAGTATCAGAGAAGGATGCCAAGGACTATGCTGACTCCATCCATGCAATTTTTGTTGAAACTAGTGCCAAGAATGCTATTAACATCAATGAACTCTTCATTGAGATAA GTCAAAGGATTCCAGTTTTAGACATGGGTGGCAGCTCAGGAGTCAGAGGCTTGAAGCTACGTCGTGAGCCCTCCGACGTAACCAGAGAACGTACTTGCTGCTGA